A portion of the Fibrobacter sp. UWB16 genome contains these proteins:
- a CDS encoding Rpn family recombination-promoting nuclease/putative transposase has protein sequence MENENKVTKRKHDAYFRWLFADTTHTRFLLELAGKINHEIDTFLNQVNLDTLMRIPDSYSEVDDTGEADLAFRVNVSTGAPILVGILLEHKSGRDPVIFDQISK, from the coding sequence ATGGAAAACGAAAACAAGGTTACTAAACGAAAACACGACGCATACTTCCGCTGGCTATTTGCCGATACAACGCACACGCGCTTCTTGCTTGAACTTGCGGGAAAAATAAATCACGAGATTGACACTTTCCTGAATCAGGTCAATCTTGATACGCTCATGCGTATTCCAGATTCCTATTCAGAAGTTGATGACACTGGCGAAGCGGACCTCGCGTTTCGCGTGAACGTCTCGACGGGCGCCCCGATTCTCGTCGGAATTCTGCTAGAACACAAGTCCGGACGTGATCCTGTGATTTTTGACCAAATCTCTAAATA